ATCCAACAACAAAAATGCCGATAATGCTCAACATTGCATCTCCTGATTTAGCTTTTAAATTTTCTCATCTACCAAATGCAGGTGTTGGACTTGCCCGAGAAGAATTTATAATTAATAACTATATCAATGTACACCCTTTAGCTCTTCTAAATCATAAAGAACTGTGCGATTATGACCTTACGCAAAAGATATCTAAGTTCATAAAAGGATTTCGAAACGAAGAAGATTTTTTTATTAAAAAATTGTCTTACGGAATTGCAAAAATTGGAGCGGCCTTTAACCCCAACAATGTAATTGTCAGGTTCTCTGATTTCAAATCTAACGAATACTCAAACCTTCTTGGAGGAAAACATTTCGAACCCAAAGAAGAAAATCCTATGATTGGCTGGCGTGGTGCATCCAGATATTACTCTGAAGAATATGAATATGCTTTTGGGATGGAATGTAAAGCGATTAGAAGAGTACGAGACATCTATGGCCTAACCAATGTATCAGTAATGATACCTTTCTGCAGAACAGTTAATGAATGTAAGAAAGTTATAGAAGTAATGAAAAAATATGGTTTGGAAAGAGGGAAAAACGGATTGGAAATTTTCCTTATGGCTGAAGTCCCTTCTAATTTTATTCTCGCAAAACAATTCGCCCCGTATATTGATGGTTTCTCTATTGGTTCAAATGACTTGACCCAATTAGTACTTGGCTTAGATCGAGATTCTGCTCTAGTAGCCCATTTATATGACGAACGAAATGATGCCGTTAAAGAAATGATATCTCAACTTATTAAAGTTGCAAAAGAAACAAATAAGAAAGTTGGAATATGCGGCCAAGGTCCTTCAGACTTTCCTGAATTTTCTCAATTTCTAGTAAAAAAAGGAATTGATACTATTTCGATAACTCCAGATGCCATACTGCAAACAATCTTAAGCATTCATGAAATAGAAAATAAAGGGAAAGATGATAAATTCAAAGTAGCTAGTTAAGATTACGTGAAACAAAAGTCAATAACAACATCTAATTCTATTGTCTTTTGTACTTCTAGCAGAGTAGAAATTACATATGAAAACAAAAAAAGACATAGTCACAAATTGGCTTCCCAGATACACAGGCACGCCATTAGAAAATTTTGGAGATTTCATATTACTCACAAACTTTATAGGATATGTTAATCTATTTAGCGAAAAATATGGTGTTGAAATTATAGGAGAAGACAAAGCAATGCAGACGACCACAAGTAACAATATAACTATGGTAAACTTTGGTATGGGTAGTGCCATGGCAGCTACCATTATGGATTTACTCTCGGCAATTAAACCTAAAGCAGTGTTGTTTTTAGGTAAATGTGGCGGTCTTAAAAAGAAGACAAAATTAGGCCATTTCATTATTCCTATGGCAGCCATTCGTGGTGAAGGTACAAGTAATGAATACTTACCCAAAGAAGTGCCAGCTCTTCCCTCGTTTCGCATACAAAGAACTGTTGCATTAGCTATGCTGGATATTAAAACGGACTATTGGACCGGCGTTATATTCACAACCAATCGGAGGGTATGGGAGCATGACGAAAAATTCAAAAAAAGAATAAAGGAAACTCGTGCCATTGGAATAGATATAGAAACAGCAACCCTTTTTACAGCTGGTTTTATCAATGAAATACCACGAGGAGCATTATTACTAGTAAGTGACAATCCCATGATCCCTAGTGGCGTACATGCAATTGAAAGTGACAAGTCTGTAACCTCTAAATTTGAAGAACTACATATTAATATAGGAATAAGAGCTTTGGAAGAATTAAGAGATTCAGATAGTAGTGTTAAACATATGAGATTTAAACACAAGTCCTAACACTCATTAATTCATAAGAGAGAGAGACTCAAAACACAAAAGATATTCTTTGAAACGTACCTAGGCAGCCTGATTGTTTTCATTTGTGGAATGATCTTCTAAATCACGTATTAATTGAGACTTTCTAATTGCTTCTCTTGGACTAAATTTTAATTCTTCGAGATACCTGAGTCTGTATTTTTCATACCCTAGGGTTACTTTAGTTACTTTGGAAATATTTATCATCTTTTTATGTTTTACTATTTACATTATCTAAGAAAATAATATGCCAACTACGCAATTCGAAGTTTTAATAGTCAAAAGATACTCCTCCAAGAAAATTCGATTTAAATACCCTCTCTATATTAGACTCTATTCTCCTTTATAGAGAATCAACTATAGCAATTTCAAGCGAAATAAAACACAAAGCATAACTAAACCTGAAATTCATGACTACTTCGTAATCAGATTCACGATTATCGTCCAATGCACAAGTCAAGTCGATAAAAATGACCGCCGCGAAAGTTTAGTAAAGGGTTGGTTAGCGATTCGCCTGAAAAGGCAAACCTTATTACTTGGAATTTCACAAGCAGCTACGCACATAGATAGACTAACCTAATGACTATTCAGTCTCAATCATACAACTTTTAAGGTTTTTTTTAATTGTAAAAAAAAACTTTGAACCAGACCCTTTCTTTGATCTAACCCACATTTCGCCCAAATGACTATTAGCAATTTTCCTGCAATTTGAAAGCCCTATTCCAATTCCATCTCTACTATCAATCTTTCTAAAGATATTAAATATCTGATCTTGGTATTTTTCTTCAATCCCAATTCCATTATCCTCTATTGAAAATTCGAAGTGATGATCACGACTTTTACATCTTAAGTTAACTAGTCTTATATCGCTATCATTATACTTTATTGCATTGTGAATCAAATTCCGAATAAGCATTTTCAACTCATATGGCATACATTGTATTTTTTGAGGCATTTTGCCAATTGTAAAACGAACCCACTTATTATTCATTACTCCACCCAAGTCCGTTTTCACATTATCGATCAAGCTCAATAAGCACACTTCCGAAAAATTCAGCTCTCCCCCCAAACGAGAGTGATCCTGGACCGCTTTAATTTGACTCCTTAGTTGAATTGCAGATTGATTTAATGAATTTAAAAACATTTTACCAGTGTCATCAAACAATTTATAATAGTCTTGTTTTAATATATCAGATGCGCTTATTATAGAGACTATCGGCTCTTGCAATTCATGGGACGTGACATGATTTAAATCTGATAATTCTTTGTTTGCGAGAACCAGTTTATCTCTAATCATTTTTAATTGCCTAACTCTTGTCTTTTCCTCTAGTATAATCCGCTCATGTAACTTTCTCTTTTGGGTTTCGAGCTTAATTATTTTTGACGCTTCCTTTTTCCTTAGCATGAGATCTTCATTCAAACTCTTTAATCCTAATAAAATCTCCCTTAACCCCTCATCTTTTTTTTTCTCAATAATTTCATCTGTAAGAGTCAGCTTTCCATTGGCTATTTCAGCTAAACAAAATGCAATATATGTTGCGAACTCTCTATCTATTTTTTGCATCCATAATTGCTTTCAAAGCATCACCACAGCTTTTATGAATAGAATAGCTGCCGAATCCGACTCCTAAAAGAACAAAATTAACCATCTGGCTAATCAATATGTTTTTCCCCGTGTAAACCGCTGCGTGCTTTATTTGACTTGAGAAATCACCCATAACCTCTCGTAGCTTAGCCCGTTGTTCAGCGTTAGGTGGCGAGGTATTTGTTAAATTTATTAAGAAATAATTTCCTTTTGTATTTGAAAGAAATTTCTTAACCTTTTCAAACATTAATTCTATTTGAAATGAACTAATCTTCGACGGTTCCTCCAAATAAATAACGTTTTCATCTAATTCGAATACTTTGTCTAGGAGAAATTGTTTTCCTTCATAAGTAGAATCCTTCGAATAAATTTTTTCTTCAATCATACTTTTTTCAATCACGTTAAACTCCCCATTGCTAAGCGTACAGAATATGGTAA
This portion of the Flavobacteriales bacterium genome encodes:
- a CDS encoding AMP nucleosidase, with translation MKTKKDIVTNWLPRYTGTPLENFGDFILLTNFIGYVNLFSEKYGVEIIGEDKAMQTTTSNNITMVNFGMGSAMAATIMDLLSAIKPKAVLFLGKCGGLKKKTKLGHFIIPMAAIRGEGTSNEYLPKEVPALPSFRIQRTVALAMLDIKTDYWTGVIFTTNRRVWEHDEKFKKRIKETRAIGIDIETATLFTAGFINEIPRGALLLVSDNPMIPSGVHAIESDKSVTSKFEELHINIGIRALEELRDSDSSVKHMRFKHKS
- a CDS encoding phosphoenolpyruvate synthase (catalyzes the formation of phosphoenolpyruvate from pyruvate), translating into PTTKMPIMLNIASPDLAFKFSHLPNAGVGLAREEFIINNYINVHPLALLNHKELCDYDLTQKISKFIKGFRNEEDFFIKKLSYGIAKIGAAFNPNNVIVRFSDFKSNEYSNLLGGKHFEPKEENPMIGWRGASRYYSEEYEYAFGMECKAIRRVRDIYGLTNVSVMIPFCRTVNECKKVIEVMKKYGLERGKNGLEIFLMAEVPSNFILAKQFAPYIDGFSIGSNDLTQLVLGLDRDSALVAHLYDERNDAVKEMISQLIKVAKETNKKVGICGQGPSDFPEFSQFLVKKGIDTISITPDAILQTILSIHEIENKGKDDKFKVAS
- a CDS encoding GHKL domain-containing protein; its protein translation is MQKIDREFATYIAFCLAEIANGKLTLTDEIIEKKKDEGLREILLGLKSLNEDLMLRKKEASKIIKLETQKRKLHERIILEEKTRVRQLKMIRDKLVLANKELSDLNHVTSHELQEPIVSIISASDILKQDYYKLFDDTGKMFLNSLNQSAIQLRSQIKAVQDHSRLGGELNFSEVCLLSLIDNVKTDLGGVMNNKWVRFTIGKMPQKIQCMPYELKMLIRNLIHNAIKYNDSDIRLVNLRCKSRDHHFEFSIEDNGIGIEEKYQDQIFNIFRKIDSRDGIGIGLSNCRKIANSHLGEMWVRSKKGSGSKFFFTIKKNLKSCMIETE